The following are encoded together in the Oncorhynchus gorbuscha isolate QuinsamMale2020 ecotype Even-year unplaced genomic scaffold, OgorEven_v1.0 Un_scaffold_480, whole genome shotgun sequence genome:
- the LOC124018333 gene encoding uncharacterized protein LOC124018333 → MKRDNRSLGWQDPRRSWASRTTSHLSGSGTPTQSNNSLPGANTNSEPARKSPLHRTTSNNQQPSHTEVPPYGTSSQSPGIQSGDDSDSEPCWRSSLHRTNSFQTSSPWTIRPTVQNNPSHTEITPSATKYAPYRSNNPLCRTNSVQQKPSHAELTPYRTSSEPYRATSLQKQTSCLPQTSPAGVVSPPAPGTTTGATIVLKTTTPAFSSITIASKKISRTTSLPGSRPLSPGSRPQSYHSDETKVPGYKAPRPQSYHCNEARAQGYKTPRPQSYHCDEARVPGYKTPRPQSYHCEEARVPGYKTPRPQSYHCDETRVPGYKTPRPQSYHCDEARVPGYKTPRPQSYHCDEARVPGYKTPRPQSYHTNQARVSTTCTSVTQQDQVHHHHPTGNDPSSTPVTLRRKSTATIVKVTEHRRMTSEPVNRLNGRQSPVSSVSGDQPNDQGTAVHRRKATVIKVTEHRESYSPGQDARGVIRSSSRPSEYRHSYTEGVYRHTSPWQQSPWQQGAMNSNMNSVESLQSTPPSQYLLESSMGRIDRPNSALFLTPNKSTSTTTVALRDPEGGRGGGKPIQKSTLMLFINPPSPSSRETSIEKFGVERGGEERRARDRARRPASCYANVFGHTDPTEPCPVSETVTVKQAGPWNWSPETVTQAGPGNWSPETVTVKQAGPWNWSPETVKQAGPGNWSPETVTVTQAGPGNWSPETVTVKQAGPGNWSPETVKQAGPGNWSMGLPNQTQNSNIDPVRDWVKDTATSNSRLNTGDSSSSITATDREMCPPETESSRPEGRGTERGMCPPETESSRPEGRGTESGMCPPETESSRPEGRGTERGMCPPETESYRPEGRGLREGCVPQRQSPTDQREEGLREGCVPQRQSPPDQREEGLREGCVPQRQSPPDQREEGLREQEI, encoded by the coding sequence ATGAAGAGGGACAACAGGTCTTTAGGTTGGCAGGATCCGAGGAGAAGTTGGGCTAGCAGGACAACATCCCACCTCAGTGGTAGTGGGACTCCTACCCAGTCTAACAACTCCCTCCCCGGGGCTAACACTAACTCAGAGCCTGCCAGGAAGAGCCCTCTACACAGGACAACGAGCAACAACCAACAGCCTTCACACACTGAGGTTCCACCCTATGGGACCAGCTCACAGTCTCCTGGAATCCAATCTGGGGATGACTCAGACTCAGAACCCTGTTGGAGATCTTCTCTACACAGGACCAACAGCTTCCAAACGTCTTCTCCCTGGACGATCAGGCCAACAGTCCAAAATAATCCTTCACACACTGAGATAACCCCCTCTGCAACCAAATATGCACCGTACAGGAGCAACAACCCTCTATGTAGGACAAACAGCGTCCAACAGAAACCCTCACACGCTGAGTTAACTCCTTATAGAACCAGCTCAGAGCCTTACAGAGCAACCTCTCTACAAAAACAAACAAGTTGTCTTCCACAAACTTCTCCTGCTGGGGTAGTATCACCCCCGGCCCCTGGGACCACTACAGGTGCTACCATCGTCCTGAAGACAActacaccagccttctcctccatTACCATCGCCAGCAAGAAGATCTCCAGGACGACAAGCCTCCCTGGGTCTAGACCTCTGAGCCCTGGATCTAGACCCCAGAGCTACCACTCTGACGAGACCAAGGTCCCAGGCTATAAAGCCCCCAGGCCCCAGAGCTACCACTGCAACGAGGCCAGAGCCCAAGGCTATAAAACCCCCAGGCCCCAGAGCTACCACTGCGACGAGGCCAGGGTCCCAGGCTATAAAACTCCTAGGCCCCAGAGCTACCACTGCGAGGAGGCCAGGGTCCCAGGCTATAAAACCCCCAGGCCCCAGAGCTACCACTGCGACGAGACCAGGGTCCCAGGCTATAAAACCCCTAGGCCCCAGAGCTACCACTGCGACGAGGCCAGGGTCCCAGGCTATAAAACCCCCAGGCCCCAGAGCTACCACTGCGACGAGGCCAGGGTCCCAGGCTATAAAACCCCCAGGCCCCAGAGCTACCACACAAACCAGGCCAGAGTCTCCACCACCTGCACCTCTGTCACCCAGCAGGACCAggtccatcaccaccaccccaccgGCAACGACCCCAGCTCCACCCCTGTCACCCTCAGGAGAAAGTCCACCGCCACCATAGTCAAAGTGACCGAGCACAGAAGGATGACCTCTGAACCTGTCAACCGACTGAACGGAAGGCAGAGCCCTGTTTCATCTGTGTCAGGTGACCAACCAAATGATCAGGGCACGGCGGTTCACAGGAGAAAAGCCACCGTCATCAAAGTGACCGAGCACAGAGAGAGCTACAGCCCAGGTCAGGATGCCAGAGGTGTGATCAGAAGCAGCAGTAGGCCGTCAGAGTACagacacagttacacagagggaGTGTACAGACACACATCCCCGTGGCAACAATCCCCGTGGCAACAAGGAGCCATGAATTCAAACATGAACTCTGTGGAATCACTCCAGAGTACCCCTCCCTCCCAGTACCTTCTAGAATCATCTATGGGCAGGATAGACAGGCCCAACTCTGCTCTGTTCCTGACTCCAAACAAGTCCACCTCAACCACTACAGTTGCTCTGAGGGACCCAGAGGGAGGCAGAGGTGGAGGGAAGCCAATACAGAAGTCTACCCTGATGCTGTTCATCaaccccccttctccctcttccagAGAGACGTCCATAGAGAAGTttggtgtagagagaggaggcgaAGAGAGACGGGCTCGGGACAGAGCCAGGAGGCCAGCAAGCTGCTATGCTAATGTATTTGGCCACACTGACCCAACAGAGCCATGCCCGGTCTCAGAGACTGTTACTGTTAAACAAGCTGGACCCTGGAACTGGAGCCCAGAGACTGTTACACAAGCTGGACCCGGGAACTGGagcccagagactgttactgttaAACAAGCTGGACCCTGGAACTGGAGCCCAGAGACTGTTAAACAAGCTGGACCCGGGAACTGGagcccagagactgttactgttacACAAGCTGGACCCGGGAACTGGagcccagagactgttactgttaAACAAGCTGGACCCGGGAACTGGAGCCCAGAGACTGTTAAACAAGCTGGACCCGGGAACTGGAGCATGGGACTTCCTAACCAGACCCAGAATTCTAATATTGACCCAGTGAGGGACTGGGTCAAGGACACTGCTACCAGCAACAGTAGATTAAACACTGGAGATTCTAGCTCTTCCATCACTGCTACGGACAGGGAGATGTGTCCCCCAGAGAcagagtcctccagaccagagggaagagggactgagagagggatGTGTCCCCCAGAGAcagagtcctccagaccagagggaAGAGGGACTGAGAGTGGGATGTGTCCCCCAGAGAcagagtcctccagaccagagggaagagggactgagagagggatGTGTCCCCCAGAGACAGAGTCCTACAGACCAGAGGGAAGAGGACTGAGAGAGGGATGTGTCCCCCAGAGACAGAGTCCTACAGACCAGAGGgaagagggactgagagagggatGTGTCCCCCAGAGAcagagtcctccagaccagagggaagagggactgagagagggatGTGTCCCCCAGAGAcagagtcctccagaccagagggaAGAGGGACTGAGAGAGCAGGAGATCTAA
- the LOC124018335 gene encoding (E2-independent) E3 ubiquitin-conjugating enzyme FATS-like has translation MERRAEKRREERRSDHQPEEMMLMHHRGHSTRTSPLSDNLFRPRDRAITGKEMQLRTRQNYKNLPEVRRKQEEEKRREDYLTNRLRADLFKKVRMSGNTECFSLLIDWLLQ, from the exons atggagaggcgggcagaaaagaggagggaggagaggcgcTCTGACCACCAGCCAGAGGAGATGATGCTGATGCACCATAGAGGACACAGCACCAGAACCAGTCCTCTTAGTG ataACCTTTTCAGACCCAGAGATAGAGCCATTACAGGGAAGGAGATGCAGCTCAGAACCAGGCA AAACTATAAAAATCTGCCGGAGGTGAGGAGGAaacaggaggaagagaagaggagggaggactaCCTGACTAACAGGCTGAGAGCAGATCTCTTCAAAAAGGTCAGAATGTCTGGAAATACGGAATGTTTCTCTCTGTTAATTGATTGGTTGCTGCAGTAA